The genomic region GGAAAGCGTGTTGGTAGGCTCGCCCCAATGTCGCCCGAAAACATCTTGCTGCGCCTGCCAGAGGAGGAAGAGCAGACCATCAGGGCGATTTACGCGCAACTGGCCGAGCGGGGCCTGCCCGAGCAGCACCAGCGCCCGCACATCTCCGTCACCTTCGCGCCGAAGATGCACCGCCGCGCGATCGGCGAAGCGACGGCGTTGCTGCCGCCGCATCTGCCGGCAGCTTTGCGACGGTCCGGCTTCGCCATCTTCGGCACCAAGTCAAAGCAAACTGTGGCTTGGTTGCTGGAAGCGCCGGAGGGGCTCGAACGCGCCGCCAGAGAAGTCAGCGCAGCAAACCCGGAGGGGCGCGGCGAGCGCTGGATCCCGCACCTGACCATGGGGCTGCGCCTGCCCAAGCGGGTCGTGCCGGACTACATTGCCGCGCTGCAGGAGGTCACCTCGCCGCACCTCAAGGAGATTACTGCGCAGCGCGCGGCGTTTTACCAGCCGAGCCTTGGCGCCGAGCTGGAGCTTTGAGTCAGTCGTGGAGGGGCGAAGCGCCGTCGATAGGCAGCTGTTCGCCGGGCAGAGCAGCATTCGAAGCTGCGACGACCACGTTGCCGTAACCGCGGCCGACGCGCCGGACGGCGGTGTGCGCGAAGACCTGCTGCAGCCCGGCGAGCTCCGCACGGGTGCGCGGCAGCCCATCGCTATCGCCGACATTGGCTACGAACAGTCCATCGGGGGACAGGGCGCGACGCGCAGCGTGGAAGAACTCGACGGTGGTCAGCGGCCGTGGCGTGTCTGGGCCGGAGAAGACGTCGCGCACAATCACGTCCACTGACCCCGGCGCGAGCGCGTGGGTGAACGCGCGGGCCTCGGCGACCACGATCTCCACGGGTGGGTCGAACGTGTCGCGCACCAGTGTTGCCAAACCGCGGTCCAGCTCCACGGCAATGTTGCGGCTCGGCCACCGGTGCTGCACGTAACTTGGCAGCGCGCAGCCGGCGGCGCCGAGGTGCACCGCCGTAAACGGCTCCGGAAGCTTGCAGGAGCCGATGAACTCTGCGATCCACTGCATGTAGTCGTACTCGAGCACCTCGGGCGCGCCGGGCACGACGTATGAGGAGGGCACCCGGTTGACCTCTAGGACGTATGCGCCGTCGCGCTGCGGATCGGCGACGATGCAGGCAGTGCCCGTGTCAATGGGGTAGGAACCCTCGATGCGCTTCTTCGCCGCGCGGGGCTTGCGGGTGCGGTCTGCCATGGGACCATACATACCTGCTGTGTGACTGTTATCGCATGTGGTTTCGGCGCCTGCGGGGGGTTTCGTTGATACGATCGCGCCATGATCTACCTGTCGCAGGACTATGTCGCGGGGCTGGAGAAGACGCAGACCTCGCGGATTGAGGTCGACTTCGCCTCGCTGCCTCGCGACCCCAACGTGTTATTCGCCGAGTGGTTCGAGCACGCCGTGGACGAGGGGCTTCGCGACGTCTCCGCCGTCTCCCTCGCGACCGTGGACGAGCTCGGGCTTCCCGAGGTTAAAATCGTCGACATTCTCCACCTGGATTCCGACGGGTTCCACTTCGGCACCGGGAAGCGAACCGCCACCGTCAAGCAGTTGGAGATGTCCGGAGCCGCGGCGCTGAACTTCTGGTGGCAGCCGCTGCGCCGCTCCGTGCGCGTGAAGGGCACCGCGCATAGGAAATTCGACGGCGAACGTCTCAACGTGTGGTGCATCCAGCCGGAGCACTTCGAGTTCTTCCAGCTCTGGGGCAGCCGAGAAAACGCCGACAAGCTGATCTACCGCCGCGACGAGTTGGGGGACTGGGAACGCATCCCGCTGCCCGGCGGCGTGTAGTCAGTCGTTCCAGGATTTCGTCCGGGCGAAGCAGCACGCCGCGACCGCACCTGCCGCGATGACGGCGCACGGCAGCCACATCGAGTTGCCCATTGCCTGGGCGAACGGGACGTGCAGTGCCTCCGGCAGAGGGCCGGTTTGCTGGCCCGCGGCCGTCTCGCCCGCGCCGCCGCCCAGCTTGGCTGCCAGCTGGGAGGACATCATTGCGGCGATGGCGGCGGAGCCGATCACCGCCCCGATCTGGCGGGTGGTGTTGTACACGCTGGAGCCAGCTCCGGCCAGGCGCGGATCCAGGTTGCGGGTGGCGATCATGGAAAGCGGGCCCCACATCATCGAATTGGCCACGCCGTAGACCACCGCGATGGCGTACATCCAGCGCGGATCCACCTCCGGGGTGGTAATCAGCGCGGAAAGCGCCATCGACACGGCAGCCAAGGACAAGCCCGCGATCGCGTACGGCTTCGGATCGTGGGTGTTGGTCAACTTGCCGATAAACGGCGAGAGCACACCCGAGACCAGACCCGAGGGCAGCACAAGCAGCGCGGCCTGGGTGGGAGTAAAGCCCTGCACCGTCTGCACGTAGATCATCCACGGGATGATGTAGGTGGAAATGGCGAAACCGACAGTGGAAATGGTCACCCCGGCGAGGGAGAAGTTGCGGTCCTGGAACAGTGCCAGCGGCACCAGAGCGCGCTCGCCCTGCGTGGACTGCCACCGCAAAAACACCGCCATGGCTGCGGCGCCGACCGCAAGCAACGCCCACACGCGCCAGTCCCAGTCGAAGGTCTCCGCCTCCTGGATACCGAAGACCAAACAGAACATGCCGACAGAGCTCAACGCCACGCCCACCCAGTCGAAGTGGCGGTTCGTCTTCTCCAACCGGGGGACGTGGATCCAGGCCAGAATCAAACCGAGCACGCCGACCGGGACGTTGACGAAGAAGATCCAGGGCCAACCGGAGGCGTCGACAAGCACACCGCCCAACAACGGCCCGACGACGGTGGCGAGGCCCGCAGTCGCGCCCCACACACCCATCGCCCCACCGCGCTCCTTCGGAGAGAACGTGCGGATCATCACCGACATCGTCTGCGGAGTCACCATCGCCCCGCCGAGGCCCTGGAACGCGCGGGCGGCGATGAGCGCCGCTGGCGACGCCGCCAGCCCGCAGGCCAACGAAGACGCAGTAAACAGCGCCAGGCCCGCAAGGTAAATCGTGCGGGGGCCGAAGCGATCGCCCAAACGCCCAGTGATCAGCAACGGCACCGCGTACGCGAGCAGGTAGGCGGAGTTGACCCAGATGACCTCGTTGTACGACGCCCCCAAGCCCTCCGAGATCGCGGGGATAGCCACGGAAACGATGGTGGAATCCACCAAAATCATGAAAAAGCCCAGCATCATCGACCACAAGGCCGGCCACGGCGAACGAGTTACGTTTTGCTGCACCGGGGCGATGATACTGGGCTTGGCTGACAGGACCTACTGGGGCAGCATCGCCTGCACCGATTCCGGCAGCATGTCCTTGTACAGCGGCAACGTGGCCGCGCCGATGGCGCCGACACCCGCGAGCACACCCAGGATGATTGCCAAGGTGCGCACGGTGGAGGAGGAGCCGGACGCTTCCGACTGGTCTTCAGCCTGGTTGCCTTCAGCCTCCGCATCGGGCGTTGCCTCGGCGCCGGGCTCCAGGACCTCCACCACGGGTTCCTCGCGCACGGCGTCGGCGTCGATGCCGTACAGCTTGTCCAGGCCCTTCACGTTGAACTGGGTGGCGGTGTAGCGGTCGCCGGTCTTGGTGTTCCACTGGGACACGACGATGTCCATGTCGTCCAGGTGCGACCCCGGCACGATGTAGCCGCCGTAGGGCTGGGACCAGTTCAGCGGGGTCTGATCGCGCTCCCACGGTCCGTTGTGGGCCACAGTGGCCACGCGCACATCATTCCAGTTGCGCTCGAGCGTGTCGGAAATGCGAACCTCCACATCCTCCGTTTCCTCGTTGAACATCACCAGGACCCAGTGCCCGTCGATGTAGCGCAGGTTCATCTCGCCTGCGCGCACGTCGCGGTCCAGGATCGGCTCGGCCTCCTTGCCCCACTCGCCCGAAGATTTGCTGTACACCTCCCAGTTGGCCGGCTTGCCAATGTCTTCCGGCTCGAAGCGGAACAGGAAGACGGGCGATTCGCGGCCGAACTTCGTGCCCGTGGCGTAGATGTAGCCGTCCGGTCCCTTCTCCCAGCTGATCAGCTGCGACAAACCGCTCAAGTAGTCGCCGGGGGTGGAGGCGACGGAGGACCAGGATTTGCCCTGGTCGGTGGACTTCCACACCTGGGAGGAAAGCACGGTGCCGAGCGGGGCGTGCCACGTGCCCTGCATGTACAACACGCCGCCGATGTTGATCACGTCGGAGGGGATCAGCGTTTTCTCACCGACGCGGTGGTAATCGATCATGTCGGTGACTTCGGAGGTGTTGTCGATGGGGCGGACGATCTTGATAAAGCCGTCCTCGTCCTTCGTCGCCACCACGCCCACCGGGCTCATCCAGCCGTTGCCGAAATCGCCGCGGAAGGAATCGCCGAAGATCATGGCGAACTCGTCGT from Corynebacterium fournieri harbors:
- a CDS encoding DHA2 family efflux MFS transporter permease subunit is translated as MMLGFFMILVDSTIVSVAIPAISEGLGASYNEVIWVNSAYLLAYAVPLLITGRLGDRFGPRTIYLAGLALFTASSLACGLAASPAALIAARAFQGLGGAMVTPQTMSVMIRTFSPKERGGAMGVWGATAGLATVVGPLLGGVLVDASGWPWIFFVNVPVGVLGLILAWIHVPRLEKTNRHFDWVGVALSSVGMFCLVFGIQEAETFDWDWRVWALLAVGAAAMAVFLRWQSTQGERALVPLALFQDRNFSLAGVTISTVGFAISTYIIPWMIYVQTVQGFTPTQAALLVLPSGLVSGVLSPFIGKLTNTHDPKPYAIAGLSLAAVSMALSALITTPEVDPRWMYAIAVVYGVANSMMWGPLSMIATRNLDPRLAGAGSSVYNTTRQIGAVIGSAAIAAMMSSQLAAKLGGGAGETAAGQQTGPLPEALHVPFAQAMGNSMWLPCAVIAAGAVAACCFARTKSWND
- a CDS encoding pyridoxamine 5'-phosphate oxidase family protein, translated to MIYLSQDYVAGLEKTQTSRIEVDFASLPRDPNVLFAEWFEHAVDEGLRDVSAVSLATVDELGLPEVKIVDILHLDSDGFHFGTGKRTATVKQLEMSGAAALNFWWQPLRRSVRVKGTAHRKFDGERLNVWCIQPEHFEFFQLWGSRENADKLIYRRDELGDWERIPLPGGV
- a CDS encoding DUF4185 domain-containing protein, coding for MRTSSKPLSLISAGVAGALALAAVPLPAAHAQSSLSSSSGTPAKKRTEKKPWVNVEPPKKTASSPMRMPNGTTIQIMDDVLGKYSEHTGFRTGDLGTMAPISDDEFAMIFGDSFRGDFGNGWMSPVGVVATKDEDGFIKIVRPIDNTSEVTDMIDYHRVGEKTLIPSDVINIGGVLYMQGTWHAPLGTVLSSQVWKSTDQGKSWSSVASTPGDYLSGLSQLISWEKGPDGYIYATGTKFGRESPVFLFRFEPEDIGKPANWEVYSKSSGEWGKEAEPILDRDVRAGEMNLRYIDGHWVLVMFNEETEDVEVRISDTLERNWNDVRVATVAHNGPWERDQTPLNWSQPYGGYIVPGSHLDDMDIVVSQWNTKTGDRYTATQFNVKGLDKLYGIDADAVREEPVVEVLEPGAEATPDAEAEGNQAEDQSEASGSSSTVRTLAIILGVLAGVGAIGAATLPLYKDMLPESVQAMLPQ
- a CDS encoding spermidine synthase translates to MADRTRKPRAAKKRIEGSYPIDTGTACIVADPQRDGAYVLEVNRVPSSYVVPGAPEVLEYDYMQWIAEFIGSCKLPEPFTAVHLGAAGCALPSYVQHRWPSRNIAVELDRGLATLVRDTFDPPVEIVVAEARAFTHALAPGSVDVIVRDVFSGPDTPRPLTTVEFFHAARRALSPDGLFVANVGDSDGLPRTRAELAGLQQVFAHTAVRRVGRGYGNVVVAASNAALPGEQLPIDGASPLHD
- a CDS encoding 2'-5' RNA ligase; translated protein: MSPENILLRLPEEEEQTIRAIYAQLAERGLPEQHQRPHISVTFAPKMHRRAIGEATALLPPHLPAALRRSGFAIFGTKSKQTVAWLLEAPEGLERAAREVSAANPEGRGERWIPHLTMGLRLPKRVVPDYIAALQEVTSPHLKEITAQRAAFYQPSLGAELEL